A single region of the Legionella oakridgensis ATCC 33761 = DSM 21215 genome encodes:
- a CDS encoding proton-translocating transhydrogenase family protein, with protein sequence MTSINTLANPYIAIITIFMLACFVGYYVVWKVTPALHTPLMSVTNAISSIIILGALIATGSHRLGHLTMLGGIAIFITAINIFGGFVVTHRMLRMYKK encoded by the coding sequence ATGACTTCTATCAATACGCTCGCCAATCCCTATATTGCCATTATTACTATTTTTATGTTGGCCTGTTTTGTTGGTTATTACGTGGTCTGGAAAGTGACTCCTGCGTTGCACACGCCATTGATGTCGGTCACCAACGCCATATCCAGCATCATCATTCTTGGGGCCTTAATCGCTACTGGCAGTCACAGGTTGGGTCATTTAACCATGCTCGGCGGTATTGCGATTTTTATAACGGCCATCAACATTTTCGGTGGCTTCGTGGTCACTCATCGCATGTTACGCATGTATAAAAAATAA